One part of the Salinivirga cyanobacteriivorans genome encodes these proteins:
- a CDS encoding T9SS-dependent choice-of-anchor J family protein: MRHKLFTLAISMLVFAFAANAQKMISANQLSPGKQEMEKKTLTPTNQTQIYYSQGNSKAQLFAEDFSSGALPTDWQNIDNDGSGQIWEFDNPGGRTVNTSTSANGFAILDSDNYGWGGTQDADLISPTMDLSANSTVVVEFEHYFNHYSGSSATLSYSIDDGTTWTVYQTWSADTDNAALFSADMSTELAGESTVKIKWNYVGSWGMYWAIDDINIYEPETYQFALSVPTGIAVEAGSTHSYTVTINNTGINGDDFTPAIDGGGSWTYELVDAADSVTALTTPITIAAGESYDFVINATVPATGVALGDTDTESFTVTSAETGKAVETFDITTSAIAPAAVPFTENFDAGYPPAVWTETQGLLADPVVTDGTSSLWTGDDFANDEGATTAARLNNYGESSDEWMITPSIDLEGKTCLLAFDLALTPYNGTDVGTFGADDKFAVVISTDDGATWTDANALLVYDGTHEFSLNEHVVLDLTGYSGVVKFGFYGESTESNADNDLFVDNVSVIEMPANDGAISDLMVPMSGLIGNPIQVSAEVTNYGSDVLATGTTVSFKEEGTEFATATTTADLAWGETEVLTVDYTPSAAGTLTIEASVPADDNTANDAMSTTIDVIPAGALLEDFSAGMAVPNGWATSAGPNDFTWELGDENTWFGPMDGYFTYTQADVNTTADTLVTPQLTLDGTVTMLTYDVIGGNNIYGLGSNSIQIKYSADGATWTDVGTPFDLAADETLQTVMVDLSSIPDGDYYFAFEVTSTFESEGFTAWVGIDNVMGPVMTNVQANDLGVVSVAYPQQFVMDGDEITIPAEIKNFGTDTQDGTEVTLNLDGSPVGTANIGSLAYSQSEVVEFTWTATAGHHVFEVAVPADDATGNDTKSIEGVVVGDGMLYEGFETDFPADGWVLDTGGIWFQWADPFVGAYEGTTVAGTSVAEAATVENVIMATPKVALSETDEMFHFYGALGNGGVGEHQLDLVYSADGETWTDIAVDIPVTGGMELYSYDLSAIPAGAYHIGFRAKVTGDGTYSTLYAIDHVVGPELAPVVTFNVDMNKPIVMGEFDPAVDTVILGGDMNGWAEPGTDPAMFMEDADEDGIYTLSMELADGDYEYKYFDGAGWDSGEWEGGDNRMFTVAGAPVTLNDVWANEYLVTFNVMQDGNPAEGATINIDGQDLTTDVDGMAYIGLMDGDYPYTVSLTGFDDMTGTVTVDGGNETVMVEFITPIPFPFMDDFEGYAEGDYVADNSIAWTTWSEAPATAEDAVVSTVHASSGVNSMLISGTNDMVLPFGDATSGKYHVAFDIYVGTDSSAYWNIQHVLLEEWAFEAYMNSDGTGELNADGQTIEFDFELDAWHTLEHYVDLDNDEIILMLDGAVLHTWQFSLQSDGSAGTNQLAALNLYNGGSTGTAAYYVDDVMFQALYPVTFNVDMNAAITDGDFDPANDTLILAGSINGWMEPGMDESMFMTDDNTDGIYTLTKHLPDGSYEYKYFNGAGWAGGEWEGGENRVFVVSGEALTINDVWGLEEYLVTFMVTENTVGVEGAVVNINSTDLTTDADGYAYISLPDGDYPYTVTYADYPEATGTVNVAGAAVEEAVNFVGLNDIAEVDFSIYPNPTRGIVNVMADGTNTVIVMNAIGKVVTTQQITDEGVIDLTNNASGIYFIRLQDGNKVATKRVIVQ; encoded by the coding sequence ATGAGACACAAATTATTTACACTTGCCATTAGTATGCTGGTTTTTGCCTTTGCAGCTAATGCGCAGAAAATGATTTCTGCGAACCAACTGTCCCCTGGAAAGCAGGAAATGGAGAAGAAAACACTTACTCCTACAAATCAAACTCAAATCTATTACAGTCAGGGCAACTCAAAAGCCCAGCTCTTCGCAGAAGACTTTTCTTCTGGAGCTTTACCAACAGATTGGCAAAACATAGATAATGATGGTTCTGGTCAAATATGGGAATTTGATAACCCCGGAGGTCGAACTGTAAATACCTCAACAAGCGCGAATGGTTTTGCAATCCTTGATAGCGACAATTATGGCTGGGGTGGGACTCAGGATGCAGATTTAATAAGTCCAACCATGGATTTGTCCGCTAATTCCACGGTTGTTGTAGAGTTTGAGCATTATTTTAATCATTATTCTGGATCCTCTGCAACCCTTTCTTATTCTATTGACGATGGTACAACCTGGACAGTTTACCAAACCTGGTCCGCAGATACTGATAATGCTGCGCTTTTCAGTGCCGACATGAGCACTGAGCTAGCAGGAGAATCAACTGTTAAAATTAAATGGAATTATGTTGGTTCTTGGGGAATGTATTGGGCAATTGATGATATTAATATCTATGAGCCAGAAACATATCAATTTGCACTTTCTGTGCCAACAGGTATTGCTGTGGAAGCAGGCTCAACACACTCCTATACCGTTACAATTAATAACACTGGTATTAACGGTGATGATTTTACACCTGCTATTGATGGTGGTGGAAGTTGGACCTATGAACTCGTTGATGCTGCAGATAGTGTAACGGCGCTTACCACACCAATTACAATTGCAGCCGGAGAGTCGTATGATTTTGTAATCAATGCAACTGTTCCTGCCACAGGTGTTGCTTTAGGTGATACCGATACCGAGTCATTTACAGTGACTTCAGCAGAAACGGGCAAAGCAGTAGAGACATTTGATATCACTACATCAGCAATTGCTCCTGCAGCAGTGCCGTTTACAGAAAATTTTGATGCCGGTTATCCTCCAGCAGTATGGACAGAAACACAAGGTTTACTTGCAGATCCCGTTGTTACTGATGGTACAAGCTCTTTATGGACAGGAGATGATTTTGCAAATGATGAGGGCGCCACAACAGCAGCCCGACTTAATAATTATGGAGAATCCAGCGATGAATGGATGATTACACCTTCTATTGATCTGGAAGGAAAAACTTGTTTGCTAGCATTTGATCTGGCACTGACTCCTTATAATGGTACCGATGTTGGAACTTTTGGAGCTGACGATAAATTTGCTGTTGTGATTTCAACAGACGATGGTGCAACGTGGACCGATGCCAATGCATTGCTTGTTTATGACGGTACACATGAGTTTAGTTTGAATGAGCATGTAGTGCTTGATTTAACAGGTTACAGCGGAGTTGTAAAATTTGGTTTCTATGGCGAAAGTACAGAATCTAATGCAGACAACGACTTGTTTGTTGACAATGTGAGCGTAATAGAAATGCCAGCCAACGATGGTGCCATATCAGATCTAATGGTTCCTATGTCAGGACTAATTGGAAATCCTATTCAGGTTAGTGCCGAGGTAACTAATTATGGTAGTGATGTTTTAGCTACAGGTACCACTGTTTCATTTAAAGAAGAAGGTACTGAATTTGCTACAGCAACCACGACTGCCGATCTTGCATGGGGTGAGACTGAAGTACTCACAGTAGATTATACGCCTTCAGCAGCTGGTACATTAACAATTGAAGCAAGTGTTCCTGCTGATGACAATACGGCCAATGATGCAATGTCTACAACAATTGATGTTATTCCCGCCGGAGCTTTACTGGAAGATTTCAGTGCCGGTATGGCAGTTCCTAACGGATGGGCAACATCAGCCGGGCCAAATGATTTTACATGGGAATTAGGTGACGAAAACACCTGGTTTGGCCCAATGGATGGATATTTTACCTATACACAAGCCGATGTTAATACAACAGCAGATACACTTGTAACACCACAGCTTACTTTAGACGGAACAGTTACAATGTTGACTTATGATGTTATAGGTGGAAATAATATTTATGGATTAGGTAGTAATTCAATTCAGATAAAATATTCTGCAGATGGTGCAACATGGACTGATGTTGGTACTCCATTTGACCTTGCCGCGGATGAAACACTTCAGACTGTAATGGTTGATTTGAGTAGTATACCTGATGGAGACTATTATTTTGCATTTGAAGTTACTTCTACTTTTGAGTCTGAAGGATTTACTGCCTGGGTAGGTATTGATAATGTAATGGGTCCGGTAATGACCAATGTTCAGGCCAACGATCTGGGCGTAGTTTCAGTAGCTTATCCACAGCAATTTGTGATGGATGGAGACGAAATAACCATTCCTGCAGAAATTAAAAACTTTGGTACTGATACACAAGATGGTACCGAAGTTACATTAAATTTGGATGGAAGTCCAGTTGGAACAGCAAATATTGGTTCTTTGGCTTACAGTCAAAGTGAAGTGGTTGAATTTACATGGACTGCCACAGCAGGACATCATGTATTTGAAGTAGCCGTTCCGGCTGATGATGCTACAGGAAACGATACCAAATCAATTGAAGGTGTTGTAGTAGGAGACGGTATGCTTTATGAAGGATTCGAAACTGATTTCCCGGCAGATGGTTGGGTTCTTGATACAGGTGGTATTTGGTTCCAGTGGGCCGATCCATTTGTAGGAGCTTATGAAGGAACAACAGTAGCCGGTACTTCAGTAGCAGAAGCTGCTACAGTTGAGAATGTAATTATGGCAACTCCAAAAGTAGCTCTTAGTGAAACCGATGAAATGTTCCATTTCTATGGTGCATTAGGTAATGGAGGTGTTGGAGAACATCAATTGGATCTTGTTTATTCTGCCGATGGTGAAACATGGACAGATATAGCAGTTGATATTCCAGTTACAGGTGGTATGGAGCTTTATTCTTATGACCTGAGCGCTATACCAGCAGGAGCCTATCACATTGGATTCAGAGCTAAAGTTACAGGTGACGGAACTTATAGTACGCTTTATGCCATTGACCACGTGGTAGGTCCGGAATTAGCCCCGGTTGTTACCTTTAACGTAGATATGAACAAGCCAATTGTAATGGGTGAGTTTGATCCAGCTGTGGACACAGTAATTTTAGGTGGAGATATGAACGGATGGGCTGAACCAGGAACTGATCCAGCAATGTTTATGGAAGACGCCGATGAAGATGGCATCTATACCTTAAGTATGGAGCTTGCCGACGGTGATTATGAGTACAAGTATTTCGACGGCGCCGGATGGGACAGCGGCGAATGGGAAGGCGGAGACAACCGCATGTTTACTGTTGCCGGAGCACCTGTTACGCTTAACGATGTTTGGGCCAATGAATATTTGGTAACTTTCAATGTAATGCAAGATGGAAATCCTGCAGAAGGTGCAACAATCAACATTGATGGACAGGATTTGACAACAGATGTTGACGGAATGGCATACATCGGACTGATGGATGGTGATTATCCTTATACTGTTTCACTTACCGGATTTGATGATATGACCGGTACTGTTACTGTTGATGGTGGCAACGAAACTGTTATGGTTGAGTTTATTACTCCAATACCATTCCCATTTATGGATGACTTCGAAGGTTATGCTGAAGGTGACTATGTAGCTGATAACTCTATTGCATGGACCACATGGTCAGAAGCTCCAGCTACTGCTGAAGATGCTGTTGTCTCTACAGTACATGCTTCAAGTGGCGTAAACTCTATGTTAATTTCAGGTACCAATGATATGGTGCTTCCATTTGGAGACGCTACTTCTGGAAAATACCACGTGGCTTTTGATATTTATGTTGGTACAGATAGCAGTGCTTACTGGAATATTCAGCATGTCTTACTTGAAGAATGGGCATTTGAGGCTTATATGAATAGTGACGGAACAGGTGAGCTAAATGCTGATGGTCAGACAATTGAATTTGATTTTGAACTTGATGCATGGCATACGCTTGAGCATTATGTCGATTTAGATAACGATGAAATCATACTTATGCTTGATGGTGCTGTACTTCATACATGGCAATTTAGTTTACAATCAGACGGTAGCGCTGGCACAAACCAACTTGCTGCATTGAATCTTTATAATGGCGGATCCACCGGAACAGCAGCATATTATGTTGATGATGTTATGTTCCAGGCATTGTATCCTGTTACATTTAATGTAGACATGAATGCTGCAATTACCGATGGCGATTTTGATCCGGCTAATGATACGCTTATTTTGGCAGGTAGCATCAACGGATGGATGGAACCAGGTATGGATGAAAGCATGTTTATGACTGATGATAATACAGATGGAATCTATACTCTTACAAAGCATCTTCCAGATGGTAGTTATGAGTACAAGTATTTCAACGGTGCTGGCTGGGCCGGCGGCGAATGGGAAGGCGGCGAAAACCGTGTATTCGTAGTTTCAGGTGAAGCGCTTACCATTAACGATGTTTGGGGATTAGAAGAATATCTTGTTACTTTCATGGTAACTGAAAATACTGTTGGTGTCGAAGGAGCAGTTGTTAATATTAACAGCACTGATCTTACTACTGATGCTGATGGTTATGCTTACATTTCATTACCTGATGGTGATTATCCTTACACTGTTACATATGCCGATTATCCAGAGGCTACAGGTACTGTTAACGTTGCAGGTGCTGCAGTTGAAGAGGCTGTTAATTTTGTTGGATTAAATGATATAGCTGAGGTTGACTTCAGTATCTATCCAAACCCAACAAGAGGAATTGTAAATGTAATGGCTGATGGAACCAATACTGTTATTGTAATGAATGCAATTGGTAAAGTTGTAACTACACAGCAAATTACAGACGAAGGTGTTATTGACCTTACAAACAACGCTTCTGGTATTTACTTTATCCGTTTGCAAGATGGAAATAAAGTAGCCACAAAACGCGTAATTGTACAATAA
- a CDS encoding T9SS type A sorting domain-containing protein, protein MRHKFFTLAISMLVFAFAANAQKQSTSLDKTPLAPTQIETSAKAQWDVLFTFDAVEAASPGIETNGTYFYTTTWNAGNFHRYDMDGANAETFTITGVSAIRDMAYAESTGYFYGSDASMTIQIMDLDNEASIGTITVDGGSGVTGVRHIAYDPTLDGGAGGFWVGNWDELAAIDMSGNSLVANSETPAVTSAYGSAYDNWSDPSNPKLWIATQPGSPSDAVFAEFDINTLSLTGVTHDAVADVPGADAAALSGGACTYEADGLFILAGSLQQEPNLVFGYELAVTADPTAPAGPTAFTATPDAGGALTVDLAWTNPDVDVNGDALTDLTSIDVYLNDDPTPIYTNASPTIGGDETYTATAPVGGMHTFKVVGTNGSGEGIPVTASTFVGVDVEVTSLTMPGVGAVGDVVTPTVTVKNNGVGDQTFDVTLDDGDAYSETLSVTDLASGAEEVLTFPDWTAAAAMTYTFTASASDPGSDIDMTNNTAMHDLTIFDGCEHTLVLTDSYGDGWNGATASVSVGGVVAVNSVTIETGDTESFVFLAETGDDILFEFDGGGSYPGECSWEIFDGEGTSILTGEGPDAASTNVSGNCGGPAYLVTFNVDDGANPIEGANINIASTDITTDVSGVATIELSDGEYIYTVTMTGYASFTDTINVAGEAISENVSLSPVYSVTFNVDMSDAIIAADFDPAMDTLIAAGSMNGWMEPGMDEAMFMDDADEDSIYTLMMYLADGDHEYKYFNGAGWDGGEWEGGDNRSFTVAGEAVVLNDIWGQEVGIGNTAATLDFNIYPNPTNGVLHIEVDGNSKVSIINAIGQTINTIDVNGHSTIDLSNKAKGVYFIRIASDNKVATKRVIVQ, encoded by the coding sequence ATGAGACACAAATTTTTTACGCTAGCAATTAGTATGCTTGTTTTTGCTTTTGCAGCTAACGCGCAGAAACAGTCAACAAGTTTGGACAAAACCCCTTTAGCACCAACACAAATTGAAACGAGTGCAAAAGCACAATGGGATGTGCTGTTTACTTTTGATGCTGTAGAAGCAGCCTCACCCGGTATAGAAACAAACGGTACTTATTTTTATACTACTACCTGGAATGCAGGTAATTTTCATAGGTATGATATGGATGGCGCAAATGCTGAAACATTTACCATCACTGGTGTAAGCGCCATCAGAGATATGGCTTATGCAGAATCAACTGGCTATTTTTATGGTTCAGATGCTTCAATGACAATTCAAATTATGGACCTGGATAATGAAGCATCTATAGGTACCATTACTGTTGACGGAGGATCCGGCGTCACCGGTGTTCGTCACATTGCTTATGATCCAACTCTTGATGGTGGAGCAGGTGGTTTTTGGGTAGGAAACTGGGACGAGCTGGCAGCTATTGATATGTCAGGAAATTCACTTGTGGCCAACTCTGAAACACCTGCAGTAACAAGCGCCTATGGCTCAGCTTATGATAACTGGTCAGATCCTTCTAATCCAAAATTGTGGATCGCGACTCAACCTGGATCACCAAGCGATGCAGTTTTTGCTGAATTTGATATTAATACCTTATCACTTACCGGAGTAACTCATGATGCAGTTGCAGATGTACCCGGAGCTGATGCTGCTGCCCTTAGCGGTGGTGCATGTACTTATGAGGCCGATGGCTTGTTTATCCTGGCCGGCTCATTACAACAAGAGCCAAACCTTGTTTTTGGATACGAACTAGCTGTTACCGCAGACCCAACTGCACCAGCTGGACCTACAGCTTTCACTGCAACCCCAGACGCAGGCGGAGCACTTACAGTAGACCTTGCCTGGACAAACCCTGATGTGGATGTTAATGGTGACGCCCTGACTGATCTTACCAGCATCGACGTTTATCTTAATGACGATCCAACTCCTATTTACACAAATGCTTCACCCACAATCGGTGGAGATGAAACATATACTGCAACAGCACCTGTTGGTGGAATGCATACCTTTAAAGTGGTTGGAACCAATGGATCTGGTGAAGGTATACCAGTTACAGCTTCTACTTTTGTTGGTGTAGATGTGGAAGTAACAAGCCTAACAATGCCTGGTGTTGGTGCTGTTGGAGATGTAGTTACTCCTACAGTAACTGTTAAAAATAATGGTGTTGGTGACCAAACATTTGACGTTACTTTAGATGATGGGGACGCATATTCTGAGACATTATCAGTTACTGATCTTGCATCGGGCGCAGAGGAAGTATTGACTTTCCCGGACTGGACAGCCGCAGCTGCTATGACTTATACTTTCACAGCTTCAGCTAGCGATCCTGGAAGTGATATAGATATGACGAATAATACCGCAATGCATGACTTAACTATTTTCGATGGTTGTGAGCATACACTTGTGCTGACTGATTCATACGGAGACGGTTGGAATGGTGCCACTGCTTCTGTAAGTGTTGGTGGTGTGGTAGCAGTTAATAGCGTTACAATTGAAACAGGTGATACTGAGTCATTTGTTTTCCTTGCTGAAACTGGCGACGATATTTTATTTGAGTTTGATGGCGGTGGTAGTTACCCGGGAGAATGTAGCTGGGAAATTTTTGATGGCGAAGGAACTTCAATTCTAACTGGTGAAGGTCCGGATGCAGCTTCAACAAACGTATCGGGTAATTGTGGTGGCCCTGCTTATCTAGTGACATTCAATGTAGATGATGGTGCTAATCCAATTGAAGGTGCCAATATTAATATTGCCAGCACTGATATTACAACGGATGTTTCCGGAGTTGCCACAATTGAGCTTTCAGATGGTGAATATATTTACACAGTAACCATGACTGGCTACGCTTCATTTACAGATACAATTAATGTTGCGGGTGAGGCAATTTCTGAAAATGTTAGTTTAAGCCCGGTTTATTCCGTTACATTTAATGTAGACATGAGTGATGCTATTATAGCTGCAGATTTTGATCCTGCAATGGATACCTTAATTGCTGCAGGAAGCATGAATGGATGGATGGAACCTGGTATGGATGAAGCTATGTTCATGGACGATGCGGATGAAGATTCTATTTATACCCTGATGATGTATCTCGCTGATGGTGACCATGAATATAAATATTTCAATGGTGCCGGCTGGGATGGCGGCGAATGGGAAGGTGGCGACAATCGCTCTTTCACAGTTGCTGGCGAAGCTGTTGTACTAAATGATATCTGGGGTCAGGAAGTTGGTATTGGTAATACAGCCGCAACTTTAGACTTTAATATTTATCCAAACCCAACAAATGGCGTATTGCATATCGAGGTTGATGGAAATAGCAAGGTTTCTATTATAAACGCTATTGGCCAAACTATTAACACAATAGACGTTAACGGTCATAGCACCATTGATTTATCTAATAAAGCAAAAGGTGTATACTTCATCAGAATCGCTTCTGATAATAAAGTAGCCACAAAACGCGTTATTGTACAATAA
- a CDS encoding IS256 family transposase — translation MMFTKKQTEEVLSKFISRENGLHDVMEMVLNAMMYSEREAFLSGAKSNKGNGYRPLSALGHGHQLELQVPRDRLSQFTPKILAIFREQESYLKEVSFKLYSKGLTTRDISSVMDTIYGGHYSKSKISDISTSFYDQMQAWRNRELDSHYLALYIDGLHVKLKRGNKYETECFYIILGLREDFKREVISIVNFPVESANSWEIIFDQIKARGIETVGIIISDALSGIDKSIAKKFSCPHQKCILHLQRNLLSYVRMSDKKEVANDFREVLSAADPHHNKAIAVSKFKEFKEKWRKKYRSFGQYLDNLDIYPYLTFLDYDVRIRRMLYTTNWIERFNKSARRTLKIRGALPSEEAVLSLITSVAKEQTEGHYSYPIYNFRYEEKLLANKY, via the coding sequence ATGATGTTTACAAAGAAACAAACAGAAGAAGTATTAAGCAAGTTTATTTCACGAGAAAATGGTCTTCATGATGTAATGGAGATGGTCTTAAATGCAATGATGTATTCAGAAAGGGAAGCCTTTCTGTCAGGAGCAAAAAGCAATAAGGGAAATGGTTACAGACCCCTAAGCGCCTTAGGTCATGGACACCAACTTGAGCTGCAAGTCCCTAGAGATCGCTTAAGTCAATTTACTCCAAAAATATTAGCTATATTTCGAGAACAAGAATCTTACTTAAAAGAAGTCTCCTTTAAGCTATATTCAAAAGGTTTAACCACGCGTGATATATCCTCAGTCATGGATACCATTTATGGCGGACATTATAGTAAAAGTAAGATTAGTGATATTAGTACCAGTTTTTATGATCAAATGCAAGCATGGAGAAACAGAGAACTGGACTCCCATTATCTTGCACTTTATATTGACGGCCTTCATGTAAAATTAAAAAGAGGAAATAAATATGAAACAGAATGTTTTTATATCATTCTTGGCTTGCGTGAAGATTTTAAGCGAGAAGTCATATCTATCGTTAATTTTCCCGTAGAATCAGCTAATTCATGGGAAATAATATTTGATCAAATCAAAGCAAGAGGAATAGAGACTGTTGGTATTATAATATCAGACGCTCTAAGCGGTATTGATAAGAGCATAGCAAAAAAATTTAGTTGCCCGCATCAGAAATGCATTTTACACCTGCAACGTAACCTATTAAGTTATGTCCGCATGAGTGATAAAAAAGAGGTTGCTAATGACTTTAGAGAAGTTCTCAGTGCTGCTGATCCGCACCATAACAAAGCTATAGCTGTGTCAAAATTTAAAGAATTTAAAGAAAAATGGCGAAAGAAATACAGGTCTTTTGGGCAATATCTTGATAACCTGGATATTTACCCATATTTAACCTTTTTAGATTACGATGTCAGAATACGTCGTATGCTTTATACGACCAACTGGATAGAGCGATTTAATAAAAGCGCCAGAAGAACATTGAAAATAAGAGGTGCATTACCATCTGAAGAGGCAGTTCTATCACTGATAACAAGTGTGGCAAAAGAACAAACAGAGGGTCATTACTCATATCCTATTTATAATTTTAGATATGAAGAAAAACTATTAGCAAACAAATATTAA
- a CDS encoding MarC family protein → MSAYEFGLIVITSFFTLINPLALMPVFMSMTADMSHRQRHFTALKATLISLAMLLVFAFGGQFIFQFFSISIDSLRIVGGVIFFYVGFDMLQARFSRIKSSDETQNQFSNDIAITPLAIPMICGPGSITNGIVLMEDATSFGYKMILIGGLTGIMLLTYIILLSSSKLVKLMGDMGIKVMMRLMGLIVMVIAVEFFFAGLKPILIDILAASGK, encoded by the coding sequence ATGAGTGCTTATGAATTTGGTCTTATTGTAATCACATCGTTTTTCACGCTTATCAATCCGCTGGCACTAATGCCGGTTTTTATGAGCATGACTGCTGATATGTCGCACAGGCAAAGACATTTTACAGCACTCAAGGCCACACTTATATCACTTGCAATGCTCCTGGTTTTTGCATTTGGAGGCCAGTTTATCTTTCAATTTTTTTCCATTTCGATTGACAGTCTGAGAATTGTGGGTGGTGTAATATTCTTTTATGTGGGTTTCGACATGCTACAGGCGCGCTTTTCACGTATTAAATCATCTGATGAAACCCAGAACCAGTTTTCAAACGATATCGCCATTACACCGCTTGCCATACCAATGATTTGTGGTCCGGGCTCAATCACGAATGGCATTGTGCTCATGGAAGATGCCACATCTTTTGGCTACAAAATGATTCTTATCGGTGGATTGACAGGCATTATGCTGCTCACCTACATTATTTTATTGTCGTCGTCAAAATTGGTAAAACTAATGGGCGACATGGGCATAAAAGTAATGATGCGCCTCATGGGACTTATTGTAATGGTAATAGCAGTAGAATTCTTTTTTGCCGGATTAAAACCGATTTTAATCGATATACTCGCAGCCAGCGGTAAGTAA
- the der gene encoding ribosome biogenesis GTPase Der: MGNIVAIVGRPNVGKSTLFNRLTESRAAIVDGEEGVTRDRHYGTSEWNGKTFSVIDTGGYVTNSEDVFEEAIRKQAAIAMDEADVILFMVDVQNGITDLDQSVANILRRINKPVLLVVNKVDNNDLNLDATEFYGLGYEKLYSISSNSGSGTGDLLDEVTNLLPEQKEEETEEELPRFAVVGRPNAGKSLLVNTLLGEDRNIVTDISGTTRDAIYTRYNKFDRDFYLVDTAGLRKKAKVREDLEFYSVMRSVRVIEYADVCLVMIDATKGIESQDVNILHLAVRNNKGVVVLINKWDLIEKQTDTAKKMETEIKNRLSPFEDVPIIFISALTKQRIFKALETATKVYENRNRKIKTSQLNDYLLPLIERTPPPSIKGKYIKIKYVAQLPTPYPAFAFYCNLPQYVKEPYRRFLVNQLRKGFNFTGVPIKIFIRKK; encoded by the coding sequence ATGGGAAATATAGTTGCAATAGTGGGTCGCCCCAATGTGGGCAAATCGACCCTTTTTAACAGACTTACAGAGAGCAGAGCAGCCATTGTTGATGGCGAGGAGGGCGTGACACGCGACCGGCATTACGGAACCTCAGAATGGAACGGAAAAACCTTCAGTGTAATTGATACCGGCGGGTATGTTACCAATTCTGAAGATGTTTTTGAAGAGGCCATTCGCAAGCAAGCAGCTATTGCAATGGATGAAGCTGATGTTATTCTGTTTATGGTCGATGTTCAAAATGGGATTACCGACCTTGATCAATCAGTAGCCAACATTCTGAGAAGAATTAATAAACCAGTACTGTTGGTTGTAAACAAGGTGGACAATAACGATTTAAACCTGGATGCCACAGAGTTTTATGGCCTTGGCTACGAAAAGCTTTACAGTATATCGTCTAATTCGGGGAGCGGCACAGGCGATTTACTTGACGAAGTAACCAATCTTCTGCCTGAGCAAAAAGAAGAGGAAACCGAGGAAGAACTGCCCCGTTTTGCAGTTGTAGGACGCCCCAACGCAGGAAAATCACTATTGGTAAACACACTCCTTGGTGAGGATCGCAATATTGTAACTGACATTTCGGGTACCACACGCGATGCCATTTACACCCGCTACAATAAATTCGACCGCGATTTTTATCTTGTAGACACAGCCGGGTTAAGAAAAAAAGCAAAAGTACGCGAAGATCTGGAGTTTTATTCCGTTATGCGCAGTGTAAGGGTAATTGAATATGCCGATGTATGCCTCGTTATGATTGATGCCACAAAAGGTATCGAAAGTCAGGATGTAAATATCTTACACCTGGCAGTAAGGAATAACAAAGGCGTAGTGGTGTTAATCAACAAATGGGACCTAATTGAAAAGCAGACCGATACAGCGAAAAAAATGGAAACCGAAATAAAAAACCGGTTGTCACCATTTGAGGATGTACCTATTATTTTTATTTCGGCACTGACAAAGCAACGAATATTTAAAGCACTTGAGACGGCAACAAAAGTTTACGAAAACCGAAACCGTAAAATTAAAACATCGCAACTTAACGATTATTTGCTCCCGCTAATAGAGCGCACGCCACCACCGTCTATTAAGGGAAAATACATTAAAATAAAATATGTAGCGCAACTACCTACACCCTATCCTGCATTTGCCTTTTATTGTAACCTGCCCCAGTATGTAAAAGAGCCATATCGCAGGTTTCTGGTAAACCAGTTACGCAAAGGATTTAATTTTACAGGTGTTCCGATTAAAATTTTCATAAGAAAAAAATAG